In Thermomonas carbonis, a single genomic region encodes these proteins:
- a CDS encoding GNAT family N-acetyltransferase — MAAIIRTVMPEFGATGCGFAISDPEVDWMSRAYAEPRHAYFVVERDGRVIGGAGVAPLAGDDGDTCELRKMYFLPEARGSGAGAAMMAACLEAARSFGFRQCYLETLTGMDAAMRLYERSGFRRIDGPMGATGHGGCNTFYLLDLASP, encoded by the coding sequence ATGGCCGCGATCATCCGCACGGTGATGCCTGAATTCGGCGCGACCGGCTGCGGCTTCGCGATCAGCGACCCCGAAGTGGACTGGATGTCGCGTGCGTATGCCGAGCCGCGGCATGCGTATTTCGTGGTCGAACGCGACGGCCGTGTCATCGGCGGTGCCGGTGTCGCACCGCTGGCCGGCGACGATGGCGACACCTGCGAACTGCGCAAGATGTATTTCCTGCCCGAGGCACGCGGCAGCGGTGCCGGTGCGGCGATGATGGCCGCATGCCTGGAGGCGGCGCGAAGCTTCGGTTTCCGCCAGTGCTACCTGGAAACCCTGACCGGCATGGACGCGGCGATGCGGTTGTATGAGCGCAGCGGCTTCCGCCGGATCGACGGGCCGATGGGCGCGACCGGGCATGGCGGCTGCAATACGTTCTACCTGCTCGACCTCGCTTCGCCATAG
- a CDS encoding amino acid permease produces MLFQRIKPLDKILETAEKKALKRQLGAFQLTMLGIGAIIGTGIFVLTAEAGQKAGPAMMVAFVIAAVVCALAALAYSELASMIPVSGSAYTYTYGVMGEALAWTVGWALVLEYAVAAGAVSVGWSGYMNGLLASAGMEIPLALRTGPMDGGAFNILAFCIALLVTVLLVMGTSKSAKVNAILVLVKVAALTAFIIIAVPAAQDENFKPFFPTGWGSPLGGVGVLGAAASIFFAYVGFDAVSTAAEETENPNRNIPIGLIGSLLVCTIFYMLVGYGAVGAIGSQPMMGADGMAIHPGTPELAAACMGSEALVCSKEPLAHVLKMLGFAGWGNAIGLAAALALPSVVLMMLYGQTRIFFTMSRDGLLPEVLSRVHPKYHTPHVVTMITGVFVALFAAMFPVGILADISNSGTLFAFMAVSAGVLILRKRDPHRHRPFRTPLAWVVCPLAIAGCLLLFLNLSVYTLGMFFGWAALGFIVYALYGYRNSELGRGLKAAKNGPKIDPEPPFHEGPQA; encoded by the coding sequence ATGCTGTTCCAGCGAATCAAGCCGCTCGACAAGATCCTCGAGACTGCCGAGAAAAAGGCGCTCAAGCGCCAACTCGGTGCCTTCCAGCTCACCATGCTCGGCATCGGCGCGATCATCGGCACCGGCATCTTCGTGCTGACGGCAGAAGCAGGCCAGAAGGCCGGCCCGGCGATGATGGTAGCGTTCGTGATCGCGGCGGTGGTTTGCGCGCTGGCCGCATTGGCCTACTCGGAACTGGCCTCGATGATCCCGGTCTCCGGCTCGGCCTATACCTACACCTACGGCGTGATGGGCGAAGCCTTGGCGTGGACGGTGGGCTGGGCGCTGGTGCTCGAATACGCGGTCGCCGCGGGCGCGGTCTCGGTTGGCTGGTCCGGCTACATGAACGGGCTGCTCGCGAGTGCGGGCATGGAGATACCTCTCGCCCTCCGGACCGGACCGATGGATGGCGGTGCGTTCAACATCCTCGCCTTCTGCATTGCATTGCTGGTGACCGTATTGCTGGTGATGGGCACTTCGAAATCGGCCAAGGTCAATGCGATCCTGGTGCTGGTCAAGGTCGCCGCGCTCACCGCGTTCATCATCATCGCGGTGCCGGCCGCCCAGGACGAGAACTTCAAACCGTTCTTCCCGACCGGCTGGGGCAGCCCGCTGGGTGGCGTTGGCGTGCTCGGCGCGGCGGCATCGATTTTCTTCGCGTATGTGGGGTTCGATGCGGTGTCCACCGCGGCCGAGGAAACCGAGAACCCGAACCGCAACATCCCGATCGGCCTGATCGGTTCGCTGCTGGTCTGCACGATCTTCTACATGCTGGTCGGCTACGGTGCGGTCGGCGCGATCGGTTCGCAGCCGATGATGGGTGCCGACGGCATGGCCATCCACCCCGGCACACCGGAACTGGCGGCGGCATGCATGGGTTCCGAAGCGCTGGTCTGCAGCAAGGAGCCGCTGGCCCACGTGCTGAAGATGCTGGGCTTCGCCGGCTGGGGCAATGCGATCGGCCTGGCCGCGGCGCTGGCGCTGCCGTCGGTGGTGCTGATGATGCTCTACGGCCAGACCCGCATCTTCTTCACCATGTCGCGCGACGGCCTGTTGCCGGAAGTCCTGTCCCGGGTGCACCCGAAGTACCACACCCCGCACGTGGTCACCATGATCACCGGCGTGTTCGTTGCCCTGTTCGCCGCGATGTTCCCGGTCGGCATCCTGGCCGACATCTCCAACTCGGGCACCCTGTTCGCCTTCATGGCGGTGTCTGCAGGCGTGCTGATCCTGCGCAAGCGCGACCCGCATCGCCACCGCCCGTTCCGTACGCCGCTTGCGTGGGTGGTGTGCCCGCTGGCCATCGCCGGCTGCCTGTTGCTGTTCCTGAACCTGTCGGTCTACACCCTGGGCATGTTCTTTGGCTGGGCGGCCCTCGGTTTCATCGTGTACGCACTGTATGGCTATCGCAACAGCGAGCTGGGGCGTGGGCTGAAGGCGGCGAAGAACGGCCCGAAGATCGATCCGGAGCCGCCGTTCCACGAGGGTCCGCAGGCCTGA
- a CDS encoding methylthioribulose 1-phosphate dehydratase, whose product METLPYDAQQLRHLAGEIITNVRELAHAGWTPATSSNFSRRLDDHHAAITVSGRDKGRLTEADIMVVDFDGNPVGNDKRPSAETLLHTQLYRRFPEIGCVLHTHSRTQTVASRLYAPAGHIRFEGYELQKAFQGNTTHEGAMDVPVFPNTQDMPELAGWVEAALDAQPMWGYLIDGHGLYAWGRDMAEARRHLEAFEFLLGCELELRTLKQ is encoded by the coding sequence ATGGAAACACTCCCCTACGACGCCCAGCAGCTGCGCCACCTCGCCGGCGAGATCATCACCAACGTGCGCGAGCTCGCGCATGCCGGCTGGACGCCCGCGACCAGCAGTAATTTCTCGCGCCGGCTGGATGACCACCACGCGGCGATCACCGTTTCCGGCCGCGACAAGGGCCGGCTGACCGAAGCCGACATCATGGTCGTCGACTTCGACGGCAATCCCGTGGGCAACGACAAGCGACCGTCCGCGGAGACCCTCCTGCACACCCAGCTGTACCGGCGATTCCCGGAGATCGGCTGCGTGCTGCACACGCATTCGCGCACGCAGACGGTGGCCTCGCGCTTGTACGCGCCTGCTGGCCACATACGCTTCGAAGGCTACGAATTGCAGAAGGCGTTCCAGGGCAACACCACCCACGAAGGCGCGATGGACGTGCCGGTGTTCCCGAACACCCAGGACATGCCCGAACTCGCAGGCTGGGTCGAGGCCGCGCTCGACGCGCAACCGATGTGGGGCTACCTGATCGATGGCCACGGCCTGTACGCCTGGGGCCGCGACATGGCCGAGGCACGGCGCCACCTGGAAGCCTTCGAATTCCTGCTGGGCTGCGAACTGGAACTGAGGACACTGAAGCAATGA
- a CDS encoding SDR family NAD(P)-dependent oxidoreductase codes for MQLSNALSVVTGGVSGLGFAVAQHLVAHGGKVALFDVNDDKGAAAVAELGEANARYFRTDVSDEAGVAANVAAAKDFLGGLNVAVNCAGILGAGRVLGRDGAMKLSQFQTTVMVNLVGSFNVAKACAEQMQGNAAGSDGERGVIVNTASVAAYEGQIGQAAYSASKGGVVGMTLPMARELARFGIRVMTVAPGIFWTPMVDGMPDDVQQSLAASIPFPSRLGKPEEFADLVGYILGNIYLNGETIRLDGATRLASK; via the coding sequence ATGCAACTTTCCAATGCCCTCTCCGTGGTCACCGGAGGTGTCTCCGGCCTCGGCTTCGCGGTGGCGCAGCACCTGGTCGCCCACGGTGGCAAGGTCGCCCTCTTCGACGTCAACGACGACAAGGGCGCAGCCGCCGTCGCCGAACTCGGCGAGGCCAACGCGCGCTATTTCCGCACCGATGTCTCCGACGAAGCCGGCGTCGCCGCCAATGTCGCCGCGGCCAAGGACTTCCTCGGTGGCCTCAACGTCGCGGTGAACTGCGCCGGGATCCTCGGCGCCGGCCGCGTGCTTGGCCGCGATGGCGCGATGAAGCTGTCGCAGTTCCAGACCACGGTGATGGTCAACCTGGTCGGCAGCTTCAACGTGGCCAAGGCCTGCGCCGAACAGATGCAGGGCAACGCGGCCGGCAGCGACGGCGAGCGCGGCGTCATCGTCAACACCGCCTCGGTCGCCGCCTACGAAGGGCAGATCGGCCAGGCTGCGTATTCGGCCTCCAAGGGCGGCGTGGTCGGCATGACCCTGCCGATGGCGCGCGAACTGGCGCGTTTCGGCATCCGCGTGATGACGGTCGCACCCGGCATCTTCTGGACGCCGATGGTCGATGGCATGCCGGACGACGTGCAGCAGTCGCTGGCGGCATCGATTCCGTTCCCCTCGCGCCTCGGCAAGCCGGAGGAGTTCGCCGACCTGGTCGGGTACATCCTCGGCAACATCTACCTCAACGGCGAAACCATCCGCCTGGACGGCGCGACCCGGCTGGCATCGAAGTGA
- a CDS encoding NUDIX hydrolase, with protein sequence MTHIDDVAFASALAEYAQQWPDERATVGLFEELVGDAGNPYVRERIGGHFTASCWLVDRSGERTLLTHHRKLGLWLQLGGHADGERDLRIAALKEAEEESGLPELRIEPAIFDLDRHWIPEHKGVAAHWHYDVRYVVHAGEDEAYTVSEESHDLAWRNIAELVREAGTDPSVQRMARKWLARS encoded by the coding sequence ATGACCCACATCGACGACGTTGCCTTCGCTTCTGCGCTGGCTGAATACGCCCAGCAATGGCCTGACGAGCGCGCAACGGTTGGCCTGTTCGAAGAGCTGGTGGGCGATGCCGGCAATCCGTACGTACGCGAACGCATTGGCGGCCACTTCACCGCGTCCTGCTGGCTGGTCGACCGCAGCGGCGAGCGCACGCTCCTGACCCATCACCGCAAGCTGGGCCTTTGGCTGCAACTGGGTGGGCACGCCGATGGCGAGCGCGACCTGCGCATTGCGGCCCTGAAGGAAGCCGAGGAAGAGTCCGGCCTGCCCGAGCTGCGCATCGAGCCCGCGATCTTCGATCTGGACCGCCACTGGATCCCCGAACACAAGGGCGTTGCCGCGCACTGGCATTACGACGTGCGCTACGTTGTCCACGCCGGCGAGGACGAGGCCTACACGGTCAGCGAGGAATCGCACGACCTTGCGTGGCGCAACATCGCGGAATTGGTGAGGGAGGCGGGCACGGATCCGTCGGTGCAGCGGATGGCGCGCAAGTGGTTGGCGCGTTCGTAG
- a CDS encoding GNAT family N-acetyltransferase: MNPTLATITLAGHGIRLEPLTLAHVPALQDAVDDGDIGSINYVNVPGRDGIPAWIEHALAMRDAGRELPFAIISDGRVVGSTRFYDIDLSVPTLAIGYTFHAASVWRTHVNTANKRLMLGHAFDALGAKSVFFHTSHLNLRSQAAIERLGAQRDGILRAHRRHKDGSLRDTVTYSIVADEWPAIRERLDARLATA; the protein is encoded by the coding sequence ATGAATCCCACTCTTGCGACCATCACCCTCGCCGGCCACGGCATCCGCCTGGAGCCGCTGACGCTCGCGCATGTCCCGGCGCTGCAGGACGCGGTGGACGATGGCGACATCGGCTCGATCAACTACGTCAACGTGCCGGGCCGCGACGGCATCCCGGCATGGATCGAACACGCATTGGCGATGCGCGATGCCGGCCGCGAGCTTCCGTTCGCGATCATCAGCGACGGCCGCGTGGTCGGCAGCACCCGCTTCTACGACATCGACCTGTCCGTGCCCACGCTGGCGATCGGCTACACCTTCCACGCGGCGTCTGTGTGGCGCACCCACGTCAATACCGCCAACAAGCGGCTGATGCTGGGCCACGCCTTCGACGCGCTTGGCGCAAAGTCGGTGTTCTTCCACACCAGCCACCTCAACCTGCGCTCGCAGGCAGCGATCGAACGGCTGGGCGCACAGCGCGACGGCATCCTGCGCGCGCACAGGCGGCACAAGGATGGCTCGCTGCGCGACACCGTCACGTACTCGATCGTCGCGGACGAATGGCCGGCGATCCGCGAGCGGCTGGACGCGCGGCTTGCGACCGCTTGA
- the yeiP gene encoding elongation factor P-like protein YeiP, translating to MKAFDIKKGNVVEHNGSVYQIRDIERSSPQGRGGNVKFRFTMYSVPGGSKLDLSVGGDDELKEVELTRRQVTYSYKDGDAFVFLDDEDYTPYTLDAEVVGDAAGYIVDELTGCYVQIIDDLPVAIQLPASVAIEVVETPPELKGGTATKRPKPARLSTGIEIMVPEYIGNGEKVMVNTATGEFAGRAD from the coding sequence ATGAAGGCTTTCGACATCAAGAAAGGCAACGTCGTCGAACACAACGGCAGCGTCTACCAGATCCGCGACATCGAACGTAGCAGCCCGCAGGGCCGCGGCGGCAACGTCAAATTCCGCTTCACGATGTACAGCGTGCCGGGTGGCAGCAAGCTCGACCTGAGCGTGGGCGGCGACGACGAATTGAAAGAGGTCGAGCTCACGCGCCGGCAGGTGACGTATTCGTACAAGGATGGCGATGCGTTCGTGTTCCTCGATGACGAGGACTACACGCCCTACACGCTCGACGCCGAGGTGGTCGGCGATGCCGCCGGCTATATCGTCGACGAACTGACCGGCTGCTATGTGCAGATCATCGACGACCTGCCGGTCGCCATCCAGTTGCCGGCCAGCGTCGCCATCGAAGTGGTCGAGACCCCGCCGGAACTCAAGGGCGGCACCGCCACCAAACGCCCGAAGCCGGCGCGCCTGAGCACCGGCATCGAAATCATGGTGCCGGAGTACATCGGCAACGGCGAAAAGGTCATGGTCAACACGGCGACCGGCGAATTTGCGGGGCGCGCGGACTGA
- a CDS encoding FAD-binding oxidoreductase, with the protein MTDSRIADLQASVPGLRLKTDPADLEHYGRDWTRRWTPAPLAIALPGSIEEVQSVVRWAKANAVAIVPSGGRTGLSGGAVAANGELVVSLERMNQVIGFDAIDRTLTVQAGIPLQLAQEAAREHGLQYPVDFAARGSCSIGGNIATNAGGTRVVRYGNTREWIAGLKLVIGDGELLDVGRSLVKNSSGYDLRHLAIASEGTLGIIVEATLKLTDPPPPTNVMLLALPSFDALMQVFDAFRARLQLQAFEFLTDRALHHVLAHGAQAPFAETHPFYVVTEFASDEASETEALAAFEQCMEAGLVSDGVISQSDAQAAQLWRLREGITESLARYVPYKNDVSVRLSAMPAFLAETQALLGDAYPQFDVVWFGHIGDGNLHINVLKPDDMVQAEFVADCDRVTRLLAERLHAHGGSISAEHGIGLVKKPYLSSTRSEVEIALMRGIKAVLDPAGIMNPGKLFD; encoded by the coding sequence ATGACCGATTCCCGCATCGCCGACCTGCAAGCGTCGGTGCCCGGCCTGCGCCTGAAGACCGACCCCGCCGACCTCGAGCATTACGGTCGCGACTGGACCCGGCGCTGGACGCCGGCACCGCTCGCCATCGCCTTGCCGGGCAGCATTGAAGAGGTCCAGTCGGTGGTGCGTTGGGCGAAGGCGAATGCGGTGGCCATCGTGCCGTCCGGTGGCCGCACCGGTCTGTCCGGCGGTGCAGTCGCGGCGAATGGCGAACTGGTCGTCAGCCTGGAACGGATGAACCAGGTCATCGGCTTCGATGCGATCGACCGGACGCTGACCGTGCAGGCCGGCATCCCGCTGCAGCTGGCGCAGGAGGCGGCGCGCGAGCACGGCCTGCAATATCCGGTGGATTTCGCTGCGCGCGGCTCGTGCAGCATCGGCGGCAACATCGCCACCAATGCCGGCGGCACCCGCGTGGTGCGTTACGGCAATACCCGCGAATGGATTGCGGGGCTGAAATTGGTGATCGGCGACGGTGAGTTGCTCGATGTCGGGCGCAGCCTGGTCAAGAACTCCAGCGGCTACGACCTGCGCCACCTCGCCATCGCCTCGGAAGGCACGCTCGGCATCATCGTCGAGGCAACGCTGAAGCTCACCGACCCGCCGCCGCCGACCAACGTGATGCTGCTGGCCTTGCCGTCGTTCGATGCGCTGATGCAGGTGTTCGATGCATTCCGCGCCCGCTTGCAGCTTCAAGCCTTCGAATTCCTCACCGACCGCGCGCTGCATCATGTGTTGGCGCATGGTGCGCAGGCGCCGTTCGCGGAGACGCATCCGTTCTATGTGGTCACCGAATTCGCCAGCGACGAAGCCAGCGAGACCGAAGCGCTGGCCGCATTCGAACAGTGCATGGAAGCCGGCCTGGTCAGCGACGGCGTGATCAGCCAGAGCGACGCCCAGGCCGCGCAGCTGTGGCGCCTGCGCGAAGGCATCACCGAGAGCCTGGCGAGGTACGTGCCCTACAAGAACGACGTGTCGGTGCGCTTGTCGGCGATGCCGGCGTTCCTCGCGGAAACGCAGGCGTTGCTGGGCGATGCGTATCCGCAGTTCGACGTGGTCTGGTTCGGCCACATCGGCGACGGAAACCTGCACATCAACGTGCTCAAGCCGGACGACATGGTGCAGGCGGAGTTCGTCGCCGATTGCGACCGCGTCACCAGGCTGCTGGCCGAGCGCCTGCATGCGCATGGCGGCAGCATCTCCGCCGAGCACGGCATCGGCCTGGTCAAGAAACCCTATCTGTCGAGCACGCGCAGCGAGGTGGAGATCGCGCTGATGCGCGGGATCAAGGCGGTGCTGGATCCGGCCGGGATCATGAATCCGGGCAAGTTGTTCGACTGA
- the serA gene encoding phosphoglycerate dehydrogenase translates to MPPKKTSYPKQDIKVLLLEGISPNAVETFRAAGYSNVVTHAKSLPEDELRKAIADAHFVGIRSRTQLSAEVLADAKRLMAIGCFCIGTNQVDLDAAELAGVPVFNAPYSNTRSVAELVLAEAIMLLRGIPQKSAQCHRGGWSKSAAGSHEARGKTLGIVGYGHIGTQVGVLAEGLGMQVVFHDIETKLSLGNARATRDLDELLATSDVVTLHVPETAATRLMFGAPQMAKMKPGAHLINASRGTVVDIDALAAALHSGHIGGAAVDVFPEEPKGNDDPLVSPLLGIDNVILTPHVGGSTLEAQDNIGIEVAAKLVRYSDNGSTLSAVNFPEVTLPEHAGSHRLLHIHRNVPGVLSRVNEIFGQRGINIDGQFLRTDANVGYVVIDVSADDAQATELRAALAAIPGTLRTRVLY, encoded by the coding sequence ATGCCGCCGAAGAAAACGTCATACCCCAAGCAGGACATCAAGGTGCTGCTGCTCGAAGGCATCAGCCCCAACGCGGTGGAGACGTTCCGCGCGGCCGGTTACAGCAATGTCGTGACCCATGCGAAATCTCTGCCCGAAGATGAACTGCGCAAGGCGATTGCCGACGCCCACTTCGTCGGTATCCGCTCGCGCACGCAGCTAAGCGCCGAGGTACTGGCCGACGCCAAACGCCTGATGGCGATCGGCTGCTTCTGCATCGGCACCAACCAGGTCGACCTGGACGCCGCCGAACTGGCCGGCGTGCCGGTGTTCAACGCGCCCTACTCGAACACCCGCAGCGTGGCCGAACTGGTCCTGGCCGAGGCGATCATGCTGTTGCGCGGGATCCCGCAGAAGTCCGCGCAATGCCATCGCGGCGGCTGGAGCAAGTCCGCGGCCGGCAGTCACGAAGCCCGCGGCAAGACCCTGGGCATCGTCGGCTACGGTCATATCGGCACCCAGGTCGGCGTGCTTGCCGAGGGGTTGGGCATGCAGGTGGTCTTCCACGACATCGAAACCAAGCTCTCGCTGGGCAATGCACGCGCCACCCGCGACCTCGACGAACTGCTGGCGACGTCGGACGTGGTCACCCTGCACGTGCCGGAAACCGCGGCGACGCGCTTGATGTTCGGCGCGCCGCAGATGGCGAAGATGAAACCGGGCGCGCACCTGATCAATGCCTCGCGCGGCACCGTGGTCGACATCGACGCGCTCGCCGCTGCGCTGCATTCGGGCCACATCGGCGGCGCCGCGGTGGACGTGTTCCCGGAAGAGCCCAAGGGCAACGACGATCCGCTGGTGTCGCCGCTGCTCGGCATCGACAACGTGATCCTGACCCCGCACGTCGGCGGCAGCACGCTGGAGGCGCAGGACAACATCGGCATCGAAGTCGCGGCCAAGCTCGTGCGCTACAGCGACAACGGCAGCACGCTGAGCGCGGTGAACTTCCCCGAGGTCACCCTGCCCGAGCATGCCGGCAGCCACCGCCTGCTTCACATCCATCGCAACGTCCCGGGCGTGCTGTCGCGGGTCAACGAGATCTTCGGCCAGCGCGGCATCAACATCGATGGCCAATTCCTGCGTACCGACGCCAATGTCGGTTACGTGGTGATCGATGTCAGCGCCGACGACGCCCAGGCTACCGAACTGCGCGCGGCGCTGGCGGCGATCCCGGGGACCTTGCGGACGCGCGTGTTGTATTGA
- a CDS encoding sensor domain-containing protein, whose protein sequence is MNAPSVPPHPAATDVASSDAQALALALRDAAADPGLSPAMHALLLQAGDALVGAQLTIEAGNLRYRALFDAVPDPVSVLARDGTVLDLNKAGMRAYKRPREDIIGQPIEVLNPDLPRDHLVPVLETLDRGETYVIEVTNMRADGSRFPVEVHSANLLYDGQDAMVAVARDLSARHDAEVRYNSLVEGIDKAITLQDRQGRVHYMNAAASRIYGIGGDDSNHREPDWNDWLVVDEDGRFLPFELHPASRALATGQAVSSVVIGLFRRSTQRLLWLSVTAVPQFAPGADHAELVLTLSSDITELQRDKALFDRVQELAQIGGWQWDRASGALYLTREAHRILGAARALASMHEVLACLLEDDRKRLHRTLQSICDGTGFELELQGAQADGTPFWVRMIGEPDPHDPGSDRLSGTLQDITERKHAEQTLRMQAQTDALTGLMNRDAILEQIELRMRNPAHSGLCLLYIDLDRFKIVNDVLGHNAGDTLLVDAAQRIAGAVGTEGLIARFGGDEFLVACRADDDHERPQRLAKQIQQAFGEPFRLGKDEFNVTTSIGIARAPDDGDTPNQLIQSADVAMYDSKRRQRNGFQSFSPELASRQHERLQTETQLRRALDKGEFHLVYQPQVDLRTGRILYAEALVRWRNPQLGEMRPDRFIELAETTGDIVRIGQWVLQEACAQMRRWREQDLPIQRVAVNVSYRQFGADDFGQGVQRVLHEAGLPGHALELELTERVLVDDAADSLAVFDALRRLGVQLSIDDFGEGYSALNYLRRLPIHALKLSQTFIKGVPGKPSDVAICQAVAGIAGSLGLGLVAEGIETEAQRDFLIRLGVKVGQGFLFAPGLLPGEFAKRVIAQQD, encoded by the coding sequence ATGAACGCCCCGTCCGTGCCGCCGCATCCCGCCGCAACGGACGTGGCATCGAGCGATGCGCAGGCGCTGGCGCTGGCCTTGCGGGACGCAGCCGCCGATCCCGGCCTGTCGCCCGCGATGCACGCCTTGCTGCTGCAGGCTGGCGATGCGCTGGTCGGCGCGCAGCTGACGATCGAGGCCGGCAACCTGCGCTACCGCGCGCTGTTCGACGCGGTGCCCGACCCGGTCAGCGTGCTGGCCCGCGACGGCACCGTGCTGGACCTCAACAAGGCCGGCATGCGCGCCTACAAGCGGCCGCGCGAGGACATCATCGGCCAGCCGATCGAAGTGCTGAACCCGGACCTGCCGCGCGACCACCTGGTGCCGGTGCTGGAAACCCTCGATCGCGGCGAAACCTACGTCATCGAAGTCACCAACATGCGCGCCGATGGCAGCCGCTTCCCGGTGGAAGTGCATTCGGCCAACCTGCTCTATGACGGCCAGGATGCGATGGTCGCGGTCGCCCGCGACCTCAGCGCCCGGCACGATGCCGAAGTCCGCTACAACAGCCTGGTCGAGGGCATCGACAAGGCGATCACCCTGCAGGATCGGCAGGGCCGGGTGCACTACATGAATGCCGCGGCGAGCCGGATCTACGGCATCGGCGGCGACGATTCCAACCATCGCGAGCCGGACTGGAACGACTGGCTGGTGGTGGACGAAGACGGCCGCTTCCTGCCGTTCGAGTTGCATCCTGCATCGCGCGCGCTGGCCACTGGCCAGGCAGTCAGCAGCGTCGTGATCGGCCTGTTCCGGCGGAGTACGCAACGGCTGCTGTGGCTGTCGGTGACCGCGGTGCCGCAGTTCGCGCCGGGTGCCGACCATGCGGAGCTGGTGCTGACCCTGAGCAGCGACATCACCGAGCTGCAACGCGACAAGGCCCTGTTCGACCGCGTGCAGGAACTGGCCCAGATCGGCGGCTGGCAATGGGATCGCGCCAGCGGCGCGCTCTACCTCACCAGAGAAGCGCACCGGATCCTTGGTGCCGCCCGCGCGCTCGCGTCCATGCACGAAGTCCTCGCGTGTCTACTCGAAGACGACCGCAAGCGCCTGCATCGCACCTTGCAATCGATCTGCGACGGCACCGGCTTCGAGCTGGAACTGCAGGGCGCGCAGGCCGATGGCACGCCGTTCTGGGTGCGCATGATCGGCGAGCCCGATCCGCACGATCCGGGCAGCGACCGCCTGAGCGGCACCCTGCAGGACATCACCGAACGCAAGCATGCGGAGCAGACCCTGCGCATGCAGGCGCAGACCGATGCCCTCACCGGCCTGATGAACCGCGACGCGATCCTCGAACAGATCGAATTGCGCATGCGCAATCCGGCCCATTCCGGGTTGTGCCTGCTGTACATCGACCTGGACCGCTTCAAGATCGTCAACGACGTGCTGGGCCACAACGCCGGCGACACCCTGCTGGTCGATGCCGCGCAACGCATTGCCGGCGCGGTTGGTACCGAGGGCCTGATCGCGCGTTTCGGCGGCGACGAGTTCCTGGTGGCATGCCGCGCTGACGACGACCACGAACGCCCGCAACGATTGGCGAAGCAGATCCAGCAGGCCTTCGGCGAACCGTTCCGGCTCGGCAAGGACGAGTTCAACGTCACCACCAGCATCGGCATCGCCCGCGCGCCGGACGATGGCGATACCCCGAACCAGCTGATCCAGAGCGCCGACGTGGCGATGTACGACAGCAAGCGCCGGCAACGCAACGGCTTCCAGTCGTTCTCGCCGGAGTTGGCCAGCCGGCAGCACGAGCGTTTGCAGACCGAAACACAGCTGCGCCGCGCGCTCGACAAGGGCGAGTTCCACCTGGTCTACCAGCCGCAGGTCGACCTGCGCACCGGCCGCATCCTCTACGCGGAGGCGCTGGTGCGCTGGCGCAACCCGCAGCTCGGCGAGATGCGCCCGGACCGGTTCATCGAGCTTGCCGAAACCACCGGCGACATCGTGCGCATCGGCCAGTGGGTCCTGCAGGAGGCCTGCGCGCAGATGCGTCGCTGGCGCGAGCAGGACCTGCCGATCCAGCGGGTCGCGGTGAATGTCTCGTACCGGCAGTTCGGTGCGGACGACTTCGGCCAGGGCGTGCAGCGGGTCCTGCACGAGGCCGGCCTGCCCGGCCATGCACTCGAGCTCGAGCTGACCGAACGCGTGCTGGTCGATGACGCGGCGGACTCGCTGGCGGTGTTCGATGCTCTGCGCAGGCTTGGCGTGCAATTGTCGATCGACGATTTCGGCGAGGGCTACAGCGCGCTCAACTACCTGCGCCGGCTGCCGATCCATGCGCTGAAGCTCAGCCAGACTTTCATCAAGGGCGTGCCGGGCAAGCCCTCAGACGTGGCGATCTGCCAGGCGGTGGCCGGCATCGCCGGCAGCCTGGGACTGGGCCTGGTCGCCGAGGGGATCGAGACCGAAGCCCAGCGCGATTTCCTGATCAGGCTCGGGGTCAAGGTCGGCCAGGGGTTCCTGTTCGCCCCGGGCTTGTTGCCGGGCGAATTCGCCAAGCGCGTGATCGCGCAACAGGACTGA